Proteins encoded by one window of Vicia villosa cultivar HV-30 ecotype Madison, WI unplaced genomic scaffold, Vvil1.0 ctg.001514F_1_1, whole genome shotgun sequence:
- the LOC131635593 gene encoding hypersensitive-induced response protein-like protein 1, which translates to MGNLVCCVQVDQSKVGIKEGFGKFEKVLQPGCHCVPWFFGKRIAGHVTLRLQQLDIKCETKTKDNVFVNVVASIQYRALAERASDAFYKLTDTRTQLQAYVYDVIRASVPKLNLDDAFEQKNEIAKVVEQELEKAMSAYGYEIVQTLITDIEPDEHVRRAINEINAAARMRVASNEKAEAEKILQIKRAEGEAESKYLSGMGIARQRQAIVDGLRDSVIGFSVNVPGTTAKDVMDMVLVTQYFDTMKDIGANSKSSAVFITHGPGAVRDVASQIRDGLLQGSLPPHQ; encoded by the exons ATGGGAAATCTTGTTTGTTGTGTGCAAGTTGACCAATCCAAAGTTGGTATAAAAGAAGGATTTGGAAAATTTGAAAAGGTGCTCCAACCCGGATGCCATTGTGTACCATGGTTCTTTGGAAAAAGAATTGCTGGTCACGTGACTCTTCGGCTACAGCAGTTGGATATCAAATGTGAAACCAAGACAAAGGATAATGTATTTGTCAACGTTGTTGCTTCCATTCAATACCGTGCCTTGGCAGAAAGAGCCAGTGATGCGTTTTACAAACTTACCGACACTAGAACACAACTTCAAGCTTATGTGTATGATG TAATTAGGGCAAGTGTTCCAAAACTCAACTTGGACGATGCTTTTGAGCAAAAAAATGAAATTGCAAAAGTTGTGGAACAAGAACTCGAGAAG GCTATGTCAGCTTATGGATATGAAATTGTTCAAACACTCATTACTGATATAGAGCCTGATGAGCATGTGAGACGAGCTATAAATGAAATCAATGCAG CTGCAAGAATGAGAGTTGCATCTAATGAGAAAGCAGAGGCTGAAAAGATATTACAAATTAAGCGGGCTGAGGGGGAAGCTGAGTCAAAATATCTCTCTGGGATGGGTATTGCTCGCCAACGTCAAGCCATTGTGGATGGTTTGAGAGACAGTGTGATTGGATTTTCTGTTAATGTACCAGGCACAACTGCAAAAGATGTCATGGATATGGTTCTTGTGACACAGTACTTCGATACGATGAAAGATATCGGCGCTAACTCCAAGTCTTCTGCTGTGTTCATTACACATGGACCTGGTGCTGTTCGTGATGTAGCTAGCCAAATCCGTGACGGACTTCTTCAGGGTTCTCTACCTCCTCATCAGTAG